One region of Tumebacillus amylolyticus genomic DNA includes:
- a CDS encoding EcsC family protein, protein METREELLLALQVVEKWEKDQKDLWFWEKLGRLPFALLDKVTPKFVQEKVGQVLDEMISYVETGGRYLTSSQGIVEKFEKKTGTAPLTLEQVGQVPLAIQNEVAREYAKARSTFATIQGATTGIGGLFTLAIDIPMLLGLSLKVLQEVCMCYGFDPQDKSERVFMIKVLQFSSSDYVGKQAILSEERSQLFSQLQGWREVVLIHAENFGWKKLFQLIPVAGIVFGAYLNRKTIEDLAETASMMYRKRRILERLQVEMV, encoded by the coding sequence ATGGAAACCAGAGAAGAATTGCTCTTGGCTTTGCAGGTTGTGGAAAAATGGGAAAAAGACCAGAAAGACCTCTGGTTCTGGGAAAAACTCGGCCGCCTGCCGTTCGCCCTCTTGGACAAAGTCACGCCGAAGTTCGTCCAAGAGAAAGTCGGGCAAGTGCTCGACGAGATGATCTCGTATGTGGAAACGGGCGGTCGGTATCTGACGTCCTCGCAGGGCATCGTAGAGAAGTTTGAAAAAAAGACCGGCACCGCCCCCCTCACGCTGGAGCAAGTGGGACAGGTGCCGCTCGCAATCCAAAATGAAGTGGCCCGCGAGTACGCCAAGGCGCGGTCTACGTTTGCCACGATCCAAGGCGCGACGACGGGGATCGGCGGTCTGTTCACCTTGGCGATCGACATTCCGATGTTGCTCGGGCTGTCGTTGAAAGTGTTGCAGGAAGTCTGCATGTGTTACGGATTCGACCCGCAGGACAAATCGGAGCGGGTGTTCATGATCAAAGTGCTGCAATTTTCCTCGTCCGACTATGTGGGGAAACAGGCGATTCTCTCGGAGGAGCGCAGTCAGTTGTTCTCGCAACTGCAAGGCTGGCGCGAGGTGGTCTTGATCCACGCCGAGAACTTCGGGTGGAAGAAACTGTTCCAACTCATCCCCGTCGCCGGGATTGTGTTCGGGGCGTACCTAAACCGCAAAACGATTGAAGACCTCGCGGAGACGGCGAGTATGATGTATCGCAAGCGGCGGATTCTGGAGCGGTTGCAGGTGGAGATGGTATGA
- a CDS encoding cation diffusion facilitator family transporter, with protein MEGFRTLASVWELMKKGNTSSAMAALGNAGLAVLKGVAATLSGSGAMFASTMHSVADAVNQGFVFAGSVLAERTPTRRFPTGFGRVINIFCMVAVLVVTMMAYETIREGLHLLTHPAAIAGIFWDVVALGAGILVDGFVLFKAMKEICKESRAEARGFGVVITAFRNVGQAAPPTRLVFYEDIVATSGALLALLGILASYYLDLKVLDGAVTILIGLMMVGVAFKVGYDNMVGLIGVAAPREVEDRVAAIIFSDPDVTDINQMRIVQEGRTYHVEAYIELRPGMTLADADDIKYRVRDLVLADPDVSDVTMGILEDNGVRNWVPEPVGN; from the coding sequence ATGGAGGGATTTCGTACCTTGGCTTCCGTTTGGGAACTTATGAAAAAAGGCAATACTTCCTCCGCCATGGCCGCGCTTGGCAATGCGGGCTTGGCGGTTCTAAAAGGCGTCGCCGCCACACTCAGCGGCAGCGGCGCGATGTTCGCCTCCACGATGCACTCGGTGGCAGATGCGGTCAACCAAGGGTTTGTGTTCGCGGGCAGTGTGCTGGCGGAGCGGACTCCGACTCGCCGCTTCCCGACGGGGTTTGGGCGTGTGATCAACATTTTCTGCATGGTGGCGGTCTTGGTCGTCACGATGATGGCGTACGAAACCATCCGCGAGGGCTTGCATCTCCTGACCCATCCGGCGGCGATTGCGGGCATTTTCTGGGATGTGGTCGCCTTGGGAGCGGGGATTCTCGTCGACGGCTTCGTGCTGTTCAAAGCCATGAAGGAAATTTGTAAAGAGTCGCGGGCCGAGGCAAGGGGTTTTGGTGTCGTGATTACGGCGTTTCGCAACGTAGGACAAGCAGCGCCGCCGACGCGCCTCGTTTTTTACGAAGACATCGTGGCGACATCGGGCGCCTTGCTTGCGTTGCTGGGGATTCTCGCGTCGTACTACCTCGATTTGAAAGTCCTCGACGGCGCGGTGACGATCTTGATCGGGTTGATGATGGTCGGGGTTGCCTTCAAAGTGGGGTATGACAACATGGTCGGTCTGATCGGCGTCGCGGCACCGCGCGAAGTGGAAGACCGGGTGGCTGCGATTATTTTTTCCGACCCGGATGTGACCGACATCAACCAGATGCGCATCGTGCAAGAGGGACGCACCTACCACGTCGAAGCGTACATCGAACTCCGTCCGGGCATGACGTTGGCAGACGCAGACGACATCAAGTACCGCGTGCGGGACCTCGTCTTGGCAGACCCCGACGTTTCAGACGTCACGATGGGGATTCTGGAGGACAACGGCGTCAGGAACTGGGTCCCCGAACCCGTCGGGAACTAG
- a CDS encoding manganese efflux pump MntP has protein sequence MIVKMLALVFSLGLDTLVLATTLGTLQRKGKVKLAISFALAEAIMPLVGFLLGKNIGEFIGGWASLVGAVALIGLGIYLIFFEEEDEDEELERGQSLRGWAFLLLLLMISLDELAVGFSMGLVGVSAPLTVLLIALQSFVFTLLGLTFGAKLKPYLGEWAEKAGGVVLVLLGVWLLGERF, from the coding sequence TTGATCGTCAAGATGCTCGCACTCGTATTCTCTCTGGGGCTTGATACGCTGGTTCTCGCCACGACACTCGGCACCCTGCAACGAAAAGGAAAAGTGAAGCTGGCGATAAGCTTTGCACTGGCAGAAGCGATCATGCCATTGGTCGGCTTCTTGCTTGGGAAAAACATCGGAGAGTTCATTGGGGGTTGGGCTTCCCTCGTAGGAGCCGTCGCCTTGATTGGATTGGGCATCTACCTGATCTTTTTCGAGGAGGAGGACGAAGACGAGGAGCTTGAACGGGGACAAAGCCTTCGGGGATGGGCATTTCTGTTGCTGCTGCTCATGATTAGTTTGGATGAGTTGGCCGTTGGATTCTCGATGGGTCTCGTCGGCGTTTCCGCTCCCTTGACCGTACTCCTGATCGCACTCCAATCCTTCGTGTTCACCCTCTTGGGGCTGACGTTTGGCGCAAAACTCAAACCCTACCTCGGAGAATGGGCAGAAAAAGCGGGCGGAGTCGTCCTGGTTCTACTGGGAGTCTGGTTATTGGGTGAGCGTTTCTAA